The Felis catus isolate Fca126 chromosome X, F.catus_Fca126_mat1.0, whole genome shotgun sequence genome includes a region encoding these proteins:
- the HTATSF1 gene encoding HIV Tat-specific factor 1: MSGNNLDGNDDFDEQLRMQELYGDAKDADTQKEPDGQPDSFGQQPADTPYEWDLDKKAWFPKITEDFIATYQANYGFSNDGASSSTANAQEATARTAEDPPQRKTPEPSDPKKRGEKRKAESGWFHVEEDRNTNVYVSGLPPDITVDEFIQLMSKFGIIMRDPQTEEFKVKLYKDNQGNLKGDGLCCYLKRESVDLALKLLDEDEIRGYKLHVEVATFQLKGEYDASKKKKKCKDYKKKLSLQQKQLDWRPERTAGPSRMRHERVVIIKNMFHPMDFEDDPLVLNEIREDLRVECAKFGQIRKLLLFDRHPDGVASVSFRDPEEADYCIQTLDGRWFGGRQITAQAWDGTTDYQVEETTREREERLRGWEAFLNAPEANRGLRRSNSVCASERAGPSRVRHFSEHPSTSKMNAQEATTEMAFEEPLDEKKFEKTEDGGEFEGDASEKGAEESGPEKEAEGCPQKEPEESCLKTGSEEGCPKREREEDYPERESGEDNPEKEFEEGSPKTESQENGPERESKKKRLRNDYEENGLEKESDQDGPSKRGEEEESLQKESEEDDSERESEEDCSEKQFEDGSEKEFEENGLEKDFEEDGSDKEFGENVLDREFEDNDSDKSEFGDSSSERVFDEEVSEREFDEESDEKEEGEDTYEKVFDDESDEKEDEEYADEKGLEDADEKMFEDSDDKEDEEGVEVKEDEDVDEKMFEEDDSNGKLFEDEDSNEKLFDDSDERGTVRGSGNAKEEGPLSTGSSFVLSSDDDVEDDI, encoded by the exons ATGAGCGGCAACAACTTGGATGGGAACGACGACTTTGACGAGCAGTTGCGAATGCAAGAACTGTACGGCGATGCCAAGGACGCTGACACCCAGAAGGAACCCGACGGACAGCCCGATTCTTTCGGGCAGCAGCCGGCTGACACCCCGTACGAGTGGGACCTGGACAAGAAGGCTTGGTTCCCCAAG ATCACTGAAGATTTCATTGCTACGTATCAGGCCAACTATGGCTTTTCTAACGATGGGGCGTCTAGCTCCACTGCAAATGCACAAGAAGCCACTGCCAGGACTGCAGAAGACCCTCCTCAAAGAAAAACCCCTGAACCCAGTGATCCcaaaaagaggggagaaaagagaaaggccgAATCAG gatgGTTTCAtgttgaagaagacagaaatacaaatgtaTATGTGTCTG GTTTGCCTCCAGACATTACGGTGGATGAATTTATACAGCTCATGTCCAAGTTTGGCATTATTATGAGAGATCCTCAAACAGAAGAATTTAAGGTCAAGCTTTACAAAGATAACCAAGGAAATCTTAAAGGAGATGGTCTTTGCTGTTATTTGAAG AGGGAGTCCGTGGATCTCGCATTAAAACTTTTGGATGAAGATGAAATTCGAGGCTACAAGCTACATGTCGAAGTGGCAACGTTTCAGCTGAAGGGGGAATATGATGcctcaaagaagaagaagaagtgcaAAGACTACAAGAAAAAGCTGTCTCTGCAGCAAaa GCAGCTGGACTGGAGACCCGAGAGAACAGCTGGCCCGTCCCGAATGCGCCACGAACGAGTTGTCATCATCAAGAATATGTTCCATCCAATGGATTTTGAG GACGATCCACTGGTGCTGAACGAGATCAGAGAAGACCTTCGAGTGGAGTGCGCAAAGTTCGGACAAATTAGGAAGCTCCTTCTCTTTGAT AGACACCCAGATGGTGTGGCCTCCGTGTCCTTCAGAGATCCAGAGGAAGCTGATTATTGTATTCAGACTCTCGATGGAAGGTGGTTTGGCGGCCGTCAAATCACTGCGCAAGCATGGGATGGGACTACAGATTATCAG gTGGAAGAGACcacaagagaaagggaggaaaggctgAGAGGATGGGAGGCTTTCCTCAATGCTCCCGAGGCCAACCGAGGCCTTCGGCGTTCAAATTCCGTCTGTGCTTCGGAAAGGGCAGGGCCTTCCAGAGTAAGGCATTTTTCAGAGCACCCTAGCACGTCTAAGATGAATGCGCAAGAGGCCACCACTGAAATGGCATTTGAAGAGCCTCTAGAtgaaaagaagtttgaaaaaacCGAAGATGGGGGAGAATTTGAAGGAGATGCTTCTGAGAAAGGTGCCGAAGAAAGTGGCCCCGAAAAAGAGGCCGAAGGCTGCCCCCAGAAAGAACCTGAAGAAAGCTGCCTCAAAACAGGGTCTGAGGAAGGCTGTCCCAAGAGAGAGCGTGAGGAAGACTACCCCGAAAGAGAGTCAGGAGAAGACAATCCTGAAAAGGAGTTTGAAGAGGGTAGTCCCAAGACAGAGTCTCAAGAGAATGGCCCCGAACGGGAATCCAAAAAGAAGAGGCTCAGAAATGATTACGAAGAGAATGGCCTTGAAAAGGAGTCCGACCAAGATGGCCCCAGCaagaggggtgaggaggaggagagcctCCAAAAGGAGTCCGAAGAAGACGACTCCGAAAGGGAATCCGAAGAAGACTGCTCTGAAAAGCAGTTTGAAGATGGCTCCgaaaaagaatttgaagagaATGGCCTCGAGAAGGATTTCGAAGAGGATGGCTCCGACAAGGAATTTGGTGAAAACGTTCTTGACAGGGAGTTCGAAGACAATGACTCTGACAAATCGGAATTTGGAGACAGCAGCTCTGAAAGAGTGTTCGACGAGGAAGTCTCTGAGAGAGAGTTTGACGAAGAGTCcgatgaaaaggaagaaggggaagacaCCTATGAGAAGGTCTTTGACGACGAGTCCGACGAAAAAGAGGACGAGGAATATGCCGACGAAAAGGGCCTCGAAGACGCCGACGAGAAGATGTTTGAAGATTCAGACGACAAAGAAGACGAGGAGGGCGTGGAGGTAAAGGAAGACGAAGACGTGGATGAAAAAATGTTCGAAGAGGATGATTCCAACGGGAAACTCTTTGAAGATGAAGATTCCAACGAGAAGCTGTTCGACGATTCTGACgagagagggacagtgagggGCTCGGGGAACGCAAAGGAGGAGGGGCCCCTGTCCACAGGCAGCAGCTTTGTCCTCAGTAGCGACGACGACGTCGAAGACGACATTTAA